From a region of the Drosophila mauritiana strain mau12 chromosome 4, ASM438214v1, whole genome shotgun sequence genome:
- the LOC117146240 gene encoding ephrin type-B receptor 1-B isoform X1 gives MKMVGYHPNDKDEVKYDGIKSKTSSVTILTSVQSDAIRTLKSAFYKEQAPISEQNRSQICSRMSLLSTILLIIISIHFKLALADQVVLLDTTREATLEWTRYPYGPQAQTPGWVEESFTDFVKGINWRSYVVCDVAYHNVNNWLWSPFIDRGSANRLYIEIQFTIRDCSLFPGNALSCKETFSLLFYEFDAATREPPPWQTDSYRLIARIAAGEGRFNQNSDVDINTEVKSIAVNKKGVYFAFRDQGACISVLAVKVYYITCPAVTENFAHFNETPTGREITIIEKQNGTCVENAEPYETPTYLCKGDGKWTILTGGCRCKAGYEPNYINKTCTECPLGTFKSPEVTKCTPCPPNSNASKTGSPFCKCVSGYYRHPNDGRHMPCYSPPPAPTNLTLLFVDQTSAIISWSAPVKNESLSSETQSKIYHSDIVYKIKCNMCSPNVVYNPSTDTFNETKITLTNLEPVTAYTVQIHAINSVSHINEFNRHSNESSLVAVNDIIFSNTSLLNIPLDLNEVKTGQAEIVFTTESVLLSTVFNLRILAITNKDADLEWDKPVQSDFPLEFYEVRWFPKVELDAINKSALNTKETKAHIVGLLENTEYGFQVRCKTINGFGSYSNMIYAQTLQSVGSVYDDSVQIRFIAGAIVTGVLFLVIFIIATVYFMRSKHQDELDKKSTNHLPLPLDYASNEVNSMDTTPIVKTLHLNVTTPLFGNSRSYVDPHTYEDPNQAIREFAREIDANYITIEAIIGGGEFGDVCRGRLKIPPNFVQDIDVAIKTLKPGSSEKARCDFLTEASIMGQFDHPNVIYLQGVVTRSNPVMIITEYMENGSLDTFLRVNDGKFQTLQLIVMLRGIASGMSYLSDMNYVHRDLAARNVLVNAQLICKIADFGLSREIENASDAYTTRGGKIPVRWTAPEAIAFRKFTSASDVWSYGVVLWEVMSYGERPYWNWSNQDVIKSIEKGYRLPAPMDCPEALYQLMLDCWQKQRTHRPTFASIVSTLDNLARQPQSLLTTRPSPESDGNHILDGQRGQNIFISTDLWLEHIKMSRYCQHFKEANLINAQQISRLTAQQLSDMGITLVGHQKKILHQARQLDTII, from the exons atgaaaatggttgGGTACCACCCAAATGACAAAGACGAGGTGAAATATGATGGTATTAAAAGCAAAACTTCTTCCGTAACCATTCTAACTTCCGTACAAAGTGATGCTATAAGAACCCTTAAGTCCGCGTTTTACAAAGAGCAAGCTCCAATTAGCGAGCAAAACAGATCTCAAATTTGTTCGAGAATGTCATTATTAAGCACAATACTGCTTATTATAATTTCCATTCACTTCAAATTGGCACTTGCAGATCAGG TTGTTCTATTGGATACAACTCGAGAAGCTACATTAGAGTGGACCAGGTATCCATATGGACCTCAAGCCCAAACACCAGGG TGGGTGGAGGAGTCATTTACCGACTTCGTTAAGGGCATAAACTGGAGAAGCTATGTGGTTTGCGATGTGGCATATCACAACGTCAATAACTGGTTGTGGTCGCCGTTTATCGATCGTGGATCAGCAAACCGACTTTACATTGAGATTCAGTTCACAATACGCGATTGTTCTTTATTCCCAG gAAACGCCTTGTCATGCAAAGAAACATTTAGCTTACTTTTTTACGAGTTTGATGCGGCTACTCGAGAACCTCCTCCATGGCAAACAGACAGTTACAGGCTGATTGCTCGCATCGCGGCTGGCGAGGGGCGCTTCAATCAGAACTCTGATGTAGATATTAACACAGAGGTGAAAAGTATAGCCGTGAACAAAAAAGGCGTATATTTTGCTTTCAGAGATCAGGGCGCTTGTATTAGCGTTCTGGCAGTAAAAGTATATTATATTACGTGTCCTGCTGTTACCGAAAACTTTGCGCACTTTAACGAAACACCTACGGGAAGAGAAATTACTATAATTGAGAAACAAAATGGAACATGTGTCGAAAACGCAGAACCGTATGAGACGCCAACGTACTTATGTAAAGGTGATGGAAAATGGACAATTCTTACTGGTGGCTGTCGTTGCAAGGCTGGCTATGAGCCGAATTACATAAATAAAACTTGTACAG AATGTCCACTTGGGACATTTAAATCACCAGAGGTTACAAAATGTACTCCGTGTCCTCCCAATTCAAATGCTTCGAAAACTGGTTCACCTTTCTGTAAGTGTGTGTCTGGATACTATAGACATCCAAATGATGGTCGACATATGCCATGTTATAGTCCACCACCCGCGCCTACTAATCTCACGTTGTTGTTTGTTGATCAAACAAGTGCAATAATATCTTGGAGCGCACCGGTCAAAAATGAATCGCTCTCATCCGAAACTCAGTCTAAAATATACCACAGTGATATTGTGTACAAGATCAAGTGTAATATGTGCAGCCCAAATGTGGTATACAATCCCTCAACTGATACATTTAACGAAACGAAAATAACACTTACAAATCTGGAACCGGTAACGGCATACACTGTGCAGATACACGCAATAAATAGCGTGTCTCATATTAACGAATTTAATAGGCACTCCAACGAGTCTTCCCTGGTGGCAGTCAATGacataatattttcaaatacaTCTTTATTAAATATACCTTTGGATTTGAACGAAGTAAAGACCGGTCAAGCTGAAATCGTTTTTACAACTGAGTCGGTTTTGCTCTCGACAGTTTTTAATTTGCGTATATTGGCTATAACTAATAAGGATGCCGATCTAGAATGGGATAAACCTGTTCAAAGTGATTTTCCACTTGAATTTTATGAAGTTCGCTGGTTTCCAAAGGTCGAATTAGATGCTATAAATAAATCAGCTTTGAACACAAAGGAAACCAAGGCACATATAGTAGGACTTTTAGAAAATACGGAGTATGGATTTCAAGTTCGTTGTAAAACGATTAATGGGTTTGGTTCTTATAGTAACATGATTTACGCCCAAACTCTTCAATCCGTTGGTTCAG TATATGACGATTCTGTGCAAATACGATTTATTGCTGGAGCCATCGTGACGGGAGTATTATTTCTAGTCATTTTTATAATAGCTACAGTATATTTCATGAGATCCAAGCATCAGGATGAACTTGATAAAAAATCTACTAATCATTTGCCATTACCACTTGACTACGCCAGCAACGAAG ttaattCTATGGATACTACTCCAATTGTTAAAACACTTCATTTAAACG TGACGACGCCTTTATTTGGAAATAGTAGAAGCTACGTAGATCCCCATACATATGAAGATCCTAATCAGGCTATAAGGGAATTCGCTCGAGAAATCGATGCAAACTACATTACAATAGAAGCTATTATCG GAGGTGGAGAATTTGGCGATGTATGTCGTGGTCGCTTAAAAATACCCCCAAACTTTGTACAGGACATTGATGTGGCAATAAAGACTTTAAAACCAG GATCTTCGGAAAAAGCGCGCTGTGATTTCTTGACAGAGGCTTCTATTATGGGACAGTTTGATCATCCAAACGTTATTTATCTACAGGGAGTAGTTACTCGGTCTAATCCAGTTATGATTATTACTGAGTACATGGAAAATGGCAGCTTAGACACATTTCTTCGGGTGAATGATGGAAAGTTTCAAACATTACAGCTTATAGTTATGCTTCGGGGTATTGCCAGCGGGATGTCATATTTAAGTGATATGAATTATGTACACAGAGACTTGGCGGCACGTAATGTTCTTGTAAATGCGCAATTAATATGCAAAATCGCGGACTTCGGATTGTCAcgtgaaattgaaaatgcaaGTGATGCATACACGACTCGG gGCGGTAAAATTCCTGTACGTTGGACTGCGCCTGAAGCCATTGCTTTTAGAAAATTTACTTCAGCATCGGATGTTTGGTCGTATGGAGTAGTTCTATGGGAGGTCATGTCTTATGGCGAACGTCCATATTGGAACTGGTCAAATCAG GACGTAATAAAGAGTATTGAAAAGGGCTACCGTTTACCAGCTCCGATGGACTGTCCAGAAGCACTTTATCAGCTAATGTTGGATTGCTGGCAAAAGCAACGTACTCATCGCCCCACATTTGCAAGTATCGTTTCAACTCTTGACAATTTGGCACGACAACCACAGTCATTATTGACAACACGACCCTCACCAGAATCAGACGGTAATCATATTTTGGATGGACAGCGTggtcaaaatattttcataagcACCGACCTTTGGTTAGAGCACATTAAAATGTCTAGATACTGTCAACATTTTAAAGAGGCTAATTTAATAAATGCTCAACAG ATATCTAGGTTAACAGCTCAACAACTGTCGGACATGGGAATTACTTTAGTTGGACACCAAAAAAAGATTTTACATCAAGCCCGGCAACTCGACACTATAAtataa
- the LOC117146240 gene encoding ephrin type-B receptor 1-B isoform X3, whose protein sequence is MDLEMITSWILNWTRNTNNAIDIGKSASKCVQANYKIKLLENDPIKMKMVGYHPNDKDEVKYDGIKSKTSSVTILTSVQSDAIRTLKSAFYKEQAPISEQNRSQICSRMSLLSTILLIIISIHFKLALADQVVLLDTTREATLEWTRYPYGPQAQTPGWVEESFTDFVKGINWRSYVVCDVAYHNVNNWLWSPFIDRGSANRLYIEIQFTIRDCSLFPGNALSCKETFSLLFYEFDAATREPPPWQTDSYRLIARIAAGEGRFNQNSDVDINTEVKSIAVNKKGVYFAFRDQGACISVLAVKVYYITCPAVTENFAHFNETPTGREITIIEKQNGTCVENAEPYETPTYLCKGDGKWTILTGGCRCKAGYEPNYINKTCTECPLGTFKSPEVTKCTPCPPNSNASKTGSPFCKCVSGYYRHPNDGRHMPCYSPPPAPTNLTLLFVDQTSAIISWSAPVKNESLSSETQSKIYHSDIVYKIKCNMCSPNVVYNPSTDTFNETKITLTNLEPVTAYTVQIHAINSVSHINEFNRHSNESSLVAVNDIIFSNTSLLNIPLDLNEVKTGQAEIVFTTESVLLSTVFNLRILAITNKDADLEWDKPVQSDFPLEFYEVRWFPKVELDAINKSALNTKETKAHIVGLLENTEYGFQVRCKTINGFGSYSNMIYAQTLQSVGSVYDDSVQIRFIAGAIVTGVLFLVIFIIATVYFMRSKHQDELDKKSTNHLPLPLDYASNEVNSMDTTPIVKTLHLNDSYFPVSILVTTPLFGNSRSYVDPHTYEDPNQAIREFAREIDANYITIEAIIGGGEFGDVCRGRLKIPPNFVQDIDVAIKTLKPGSSEKARCDFLTEASIMGQFDHPNVIYLQGVVTRSNPVMIITEYMENGSLDTFLRVNDGKFQTLQLIVMLRGIASGMSYLSDMNYVHRDLAARNVLVNAQLICKIADFGLSREIENASDAYTTRGGKIPVRWTAPEAIAFRKFTSASDVWSYGVVLWEVMSYGERPYWNWSNQDVIKSIEKGYRLPAPMDCPEALYQLMLDCWQKQRTHRPTFASIVSTLDNLARQPQSLLTTRPSPESDGNHILDGQRGQNIFISTDLWLEHIKMSRYCQHFKEANLINAQQISRLTAQQLSDMGITLVGHQKKILHQARQLDTII, encoded by the exons ATGGATCTTGAAATGATAACA tcTTGGATTTTAAACTGGACCCGAAACACAAATAATGCTATCGACATTGGTAAATCCGCATCAAAGTGCGTACAAGccaattataaaataaaactgcTCGAAAACGATCCcatcaaaatgaaaatggttgGGTACCACCCAAATGACAAAGACGAGGTGAAATATGATGGTATTAAAAGCAAAACTTCTTCCGTAACCATTCTAACTTCCGTACAAAGTGATGCTATAAGAACCCTTAAGTCCGCGTTTTACAAAGAGCAAGCTCCAATTAGCGAGCAAAACAGATCTCAAATTTGTTCGAGAATGTCATTATTAAGCACAATACTGCTTATTATAATTTCCATTCACTTCAAATTGGCACTTGCAGATCAGG TTGTTCTATTGGATACAACTCGAGAAGCTACATTAGAGTGGACCAGGTATCCATATGGACCTCAAGCCCAAACACCAGGG TGGGTGGAGGAGTCATTTACCGACTTCGTTAAGGGCATAAACTGGAGAAGCTATGTGGTTTGCGATGTGGCATATCACAACGTCAATAACTGGTTGTGGTCGCCGTTTATCGATCGTGGATCAGCAAACCGACTTTACATTGAGATTCAGTTCACAATACGCGATTGTTCTTTATTCCCAG gAAACGCCTTGTCATGCAAAGAAACATTTAGCTTACTTTTTTACGAGTTTGATGCGGCTACTCGAGAACCTCCTCCATGGCAAACAGACAGTTACAGGCTGATTGCTCGCATCGCGGCTGGCGAGGGGCGCTTCAATCAGAACTCTGATGTAGATATTAACACAGAGGTGAAAAGTATAGCCGTGAACAAAAAAGGCGTATATTTTGCTTTCAGAGATCAGGGCGCTTGTATTAGCGTTCTGGCAGTAAAAGTATATTATATTACGTGTCCTGCTGTTACCGAAAACTTTGCGCACTTTAACGAAACACCTACGGGAAGAGAAATTACTATAATTGAGAAACAAAATGGAACATGTGTCGAAAACGCAGAACCGTATGAGACGCCAACGTACTTATGTAAAGGTGATGGAAAATGGACAATTCTTACTGGTGGCTGTCGTTGCAAGGCTGGCTATGAGCCGAATTACATAAATAAAACTTGTACAG AATGTCCACTTGGGACATTTAAATCACCAGAGGTTACAAAATGTACTCCGTGTCCTCCCAATTCAAATGCTTCGAAAACTGGTTCACCTTTCTGTAAGTGTGTGTCTGGATACTATAGACATCCAAATGATGGTCGACATATGCCATGTTATAGTCCACCACCCGCGCCTACTAATCTCACGTTGTTGTTTGTTGATCAAACAAGTGCAATAATATCTTGGAGCGCACCGGTCAAAAATGAATCGCTCTCATCCGAAACTCAGTCTAAAATATACCACAGTGATATTGTGTACAAGATCAAGTGTAATATGTGCAGCCCAAATGTGGTATACAATCCCTCAACTGATACATTTAACGAAACGAAAATAACACTTACAAATCTGGAACCGGTAACGGCATACACTGTGCAGATACACGCAATAAATAGCGTGTCTCATATTAACGAATTTAATAGGCACTCCAACGAGTCTTCCCTGGTGGCAGTCAATGacataatattttcaaatacaTCTTTATTAAATATACCTTTGGATTTGAACGAAGTAAAGACCGGTCAAGCTGAAATCGTTTTTACAACTGAGTCGGTTTTGCTCTCGACAGTTTTTAATTTGCGTATATTGGCTATAACTAATAAGGATGCCGATCTAGAATGGGATAAACCTGTTCAAAGTGATTTTCCACTTGAATTTTATGAAGTTCGCTGGTTTCCAAAGGTCGAATTAGATGCTATAAATAAATCAGCTTTGAACACAAAGGAAACCAAGGCACATATAGTAGGACTTTTAGAAAATACGGAGTATGGATTTCAAGTTCGTTGTAAAACGATTAATGGGTTTGGTTCTTATAGTAACATGATTTACGCCCAAACTCTTCAATCCGTTGGTTCAG TATATGACGATTCTGTGCAAATACGATTTATTGCTGGAGCCATCGTGACGGGAGTATTATTTCTAGTCATTTTTATAATAGCTACAGTATATTTCATGAGATCCAAGCATCAGGATGAACTTGATAAAAAATCTACTAATCATTTGCCATTACCACTTGACTACGCCAGCAACGAAG ttaattCTATGGATACTACTCCAATTGTTAAAACACTTCATTTAAACG ACTCTTATTTTCCGGTGTCCATTTTAGTGACGACGCCTTTATTTGGAAATAGTAGAAGCTACGTAGATCCCCATACATATGAAGATCCTAATCAGGCTATAAGGGAATTCGCTCGAGAAATCGATGCAAACTACATTACAATAGAAGCTATTATCG GAGGTGGAGAATTTGGCGATGTATGTCGTGGTCGCTTAAAAATACCCCCAAACTTTGTACAGGACATTGATGTGGCAATAAAGACTTTAAAACCAG GATCTTCGGAAAAAGCGCGCTGTGATTTCTTGACAGAGGCTTCTATTATGGGACAGTTTGATCATCCAAACGTTATTTATCTACAGGGAGTAGTTACTCGGTCTAATCCAGTTATGATTATTACTGAGTACATGGAAAATGGCAGCTTAGACACATTTCTTCGGGTGAATGATGGAAAGTTTCAAACATTACAGCTTATAGTTATGCTTCGGGGTATTGCCAGCGGGATGTCATATTTAAGTGATATGAATTATGTACACAGAGACTTGGCGGCACGTAATGTTCTTGTAAATGCGCAATTAATATGCAAAATCGCGGACTTCGGATTGTCAcgtgaaattgaaaatgcaaGTGATGCATACACGACTCGG gGCGGTAAAATTCCTGTACGTTGGACTGCGCCTGAAGCCATTGCTTTTAGAAAATTTACTTCAGCATCGGATGTTTGGTCGTATGGAGTAGTTCTATGGGAGGTCATGTCTTATGGCGAACGTCCATATTGGAACTGGTCAAATCAG GACGTAATAAAGAGTATTGAAAAGGGCTACCGTTTACCAGCTCCGATGGACTGTCCAGAAGCACTTTATCAGCTAATGTTGGATTGCTGGCAAAAGCAACGTACTCATCGCCCCACATTTGCAAGTATCGTTTCAACTCTTGACAATTTGGCACGACAACCACAGTCATTATTGACAACACGACCCTCACCAGAATCAGACGGTAATCATATTTTGGATGGACAGCGTggtcaaaatattttcataagcACCGACCTTTGGTTAGAGCACATTAAAATGTCTAGATACTGTCAACATTTTAAAGAGGCTAATTTAATAAATGCTCAACAG ATATCTAGGTTAACAGCTCAACAACTGTCGGACATGGGAATTACTTTAGTTGGACACCAAAAAAAGATTTTACATCAAGCCCGGCAACTCGACACTATAAtataa
- the LOC117146240 gene encoding ephrin type-B receptor 1-B isoform X5: MQSWILNWTRNTNNAIDIGKSASKCVQANYKIKLLENDPIKMKMVGYHPNDKDEVKYDGIKSKTSSVTILTSVQSDAIRTLKSAFYKEQAPISEQNRSQICSRMSLLSTILLIIISIHFKLALADQVVLLDTTREATLEWTRYPYGPQAQTPGWVEESFTDFVKGINWRSYVVCDVAYHNVNNWLWSPFIDRGSANRLYIEIQFTIRDCSLFPGNALSCKETFSLLFYEFDAATREPPPWQTDSYRLIARIAAGEGRFNQNSDVDINTEVKSIAVNKKGVYFAFRDQGACISVLAVKVYYITCPAVTENFAHFNETPTGREITIIEKQNGTCVENAEPYETPTYLCKGDGKWTILTGGCRCKAGYEPNYINKTCTECPLGTFKSPEVTKCTPCPPNSNASKTGSPFCKCVSGYYRHPNDGRHMPCYSPPPAPTNLTLLFVDQTSAIISWSAPVKNESLSSETQSKIYHSDIVYKIKCNMCSPNVVYNPSTDTFNETKITLTNLEPVTAYTVQIHAINSVSHINEFNRHSNESSLVAVNDIIFSNTSLLNIPLDLNEVKTGQAEIVFTTESVLLSTVFNLRILAITNKDADLEWDKPVQSDFPLEFYEVRWFPKVELDAINKSALNTKETKAHIVGLLENTEYGFQVRCKTINGFGSYSNMIYAQTLQSVGSVYDDSVQIRFIAGAIVTGVLFLVIFIIATVYFMRSKHQDELDKKSTNHLPLPLDYASNEVNSMDTTPIVKTLHLNDSYFPVSILVTTPLFGNSRSYVDPHTYEDPNQAIREFAREIDANYITIEAIIGGGEFGDVCRGRLKIPPNFVQDIDVAIKTLKPGSSEKARCDFLTEASIMGQFDHPNVIYLQGVVTRSNPVMIITEYMENGSLDTFLRVNDGKFQTLQLIVMLRGIASGMSYLSDMNYVHRDLAARNVLVNAQLICKIADFGLSREIENASDAYTTRGGKIPVRWTAPEAIAFRKFTSASDVWSYGVVLWEVMSYGERPYWNWSNQDVIKSIEKGYRLPAPMDCPEALYQLMLDCWQKQRTHRPTFASIVSTLDNLARQPQSLLTTRPSPESDGNHILDGQRGQNIFISTDLWLEHIKMSRYCQHFKEANLINAQQISRLTAQQLSDMGITLVGHQKKILHQARQLDTII; encoded by the exons ATGCAG tcTTGGATTTTAAACTGGACCCGAAACACAAATAATGCTATCGACATTGGTAAATCCGCATCAAAGTGCGTACAAGccaattataaaataaaactgcTCGAAAACGATCCcatcaaaatgaaaatggttgGGTACCACCCAAATGACAAAGACGAGGTGAAATATGATGGTATTAAAAGCAAAACTTCTTCCGTAACCATTCTAACTTCCGTACAAAGTGATGCTATAAGAACCCTTAAGTCCGCGTTTTACAAAGAGCAAGCTCCAATTAGCGAGCAAAACAGATCTCAAATTTGTTCGAGAATGTCATTATTAAGCACAATACTGCTTATTATAATTTCCATTCACTTCAAATTGGCACTTGCAGATCAGG TTGTTCTATTGGATACAACTCGAGAAGCTACATTAGAGTGGACCAGGTATCCATATGGACCTCAAGCCCAAACACCAGGG TGGGTGGAGGAGTCATTTACCGACTTCGTTAAGGGCATAAACTGGAGAAGCTATGTGGTTTGCGATGTGGCATATCACAACGTCAATAACTGGTTGTGGTCGCCGTTTATCGATCGTGGATCAGCAAACCGACTTTACATTGAGATTCAGTTCACAATACGCGATTGTTCTTTATTCCCAG gAAACGCCTTGTCATGCAAAGAAACATTTAGCTTACTTTTTTACGAGTTTGATGCGGCTACTCGAGAACCTCCTCCATGGCAAACAGACAGTTACAGGCTGATTGCTCGCATCGCGGCTGGCGAGGGGCGCTTCAATCAGAACTCTGATGTAGATATTAACACAGAGGTGAAAAGTATAGCCGTGAACAAAAAAGGCGTATATTTTGCTTTCAGAGATCAGGGCGCTTGTATTAGCGTTCTGGCAGTAAAAGTATATTATATTACGTGTCCTGCTGTTACCGAAAACTTTGCGCACTTTAACGAAACACCTACGGGAAGAGAAATTACTATAATTGAGAAACAAAATGGAACATGTGTCGAAAACGCAGAACCGTATGAGACGCCAACGTACTTATGTAAAGGTGATGGAAAATGGACAATTCTTACTGGTGGCTGTCGTTGCAAGGCTGGCTATGAGCCGAATTACATAAATAAAACTTGTACAG AATGTCCACTTGGGACATTTAAATCACCAGAGGTTACAAAATGTACTCCGTGTCCTCCCAATTCAAATGCTTCGAAAACTGGTTCACCTTTCTGTAAGTGTGTGTCTGGATACTATAGACATCCAAATGATGGTCGACATATGCCATGTTATAGTCCACCACCCGCGCCTACTAATCTCACGTTGTTGTTTGTTGATCAAACAAGTGCAATAATATCTTGGAGCGCACCGGTCAAAAATGAATCGCTCTCATCCGAAACTCAGTCTAAAATATACCACAGTGATATTGTGTACAAGATCAAGTGTAATATGTGCAGCCCAAATGTGGTATACAATCCCTCAACTGATACATTTAACGAAACGAAAATAACACTTACAAATCTGGAACCGGTAACGGCATACACTGTGCAGATACACGCAATAAATAGCGTGTCTCATATTAACGAATTTAATAGGCACTCCAACGAGTCTTCCCTGGTGGCAGTCAATGacataatattttcaaatacaTCTTTATTAAATATACCTTTGGATTTGAACGAAGTAAAGACCGGTCAAGCTGAAATCGTTTTTACAACTGAGTCGGTTTTGCTCTCGACAGTTTTTAATTTGCGTATATTGGCTATAACTAATAAGGATGCCGATCTAGAATGGGATAAACCTGTTCAAAGTGATTTTCCACTTGAATTTTATGAAGTTCGCTGGTTTCCAAAGGTCGAATTAGATGCTATAAATAAATCAGCTTTGAACACAAAGGAAACCAAGGCACATATAGTAGGACTTTTAGAAAATACGGAGTATGGATTTCAAGTTCGTTGTAAAACGATTAATGGGTTTGGTTCTTATAGTAACATGATTTACGCCCAAACTCTTCAATCCGTTGGTTCAG TATATGACGATTCTGTGCAAATACGATTTATTGCTGGAGCCATCGTGACGGGAGTATTATTTCTAGTCATTTTTATAATAGCTACAGTATATTTCATGAGATCCAAGCATCAGGATGAACTTGATAAAAAATCTACTAATCATTTGCCATTACCACTTGACTACGCCAGCAACGAAG ttaattCTATGGATACTACTCCAATTGTTAAAACACTTCATTTAAACG ACTCTTATTTTCCGGTGTCCATTTTAGTGACGACGCCTTTATTTGGAAATAGTAGAAGCTACGTAGATCCCCATACATATGAAGATCCTAATCAGGCTATAAGGGAATTCGCTCGAGAAATCGATGCAAACTACATTACAATAGAAGCTATTATCG GAGGTGGAGAATTTGGCGATGTATGTCGTGGTCGCTTAAAAATACCCCCAAACTTTGTACAGGACATTGATGTGGCAATAAAGACTTTAAAACCAG GATCTTCGGAAAAAGCGCGCTGTGATTTCTTGACAGAGGCTTCTATTATGGGACAGTTTGATCATCCAAACGTTATTTATCTACAGGGAGTAGTTACTCGGTCTAATCCAGTTATGATTATTACTGAGTACATGGAAAATGGCAGCTTAGACACATTTCTTCGGGTGAATGATGGAAAGTTTCAAACATTACAGCTTATAGTTATGCTTCGGGGTATTGCCAGCGGGATGTCATATTTAAGTGATATGAATTATGTACACAGAGACTTGGCGGCACGTAATGTTCTTGTAAATGCGCAATTAATATGCAAAATCGCGGACTTCGGATTGTCAcgtgaaattgaaaatgcaaGTGATGCATACACGACTCGG gGCGGTAAAATTCCTGTACGTTGGACTGCGCCTGAAGCCATTGCTTTTAGAAAATTTACTTCAGCATCGGATGTTTGGTCGTATGGAGTAGTTCTATGGGAGGTCATGTCTTATGGCGAACGTCCATATTGGAACTGGTCAAATCAG GACGTAATAAAGAGTATTGAAAAGGGCTACCGTTTACCAGCTCCGATGGACTGTCCAGAAGCACTTTATCAGCTAATGTTGGATTGCTGGCAAAAGCAACGTACTCATCGCCCCACATTTGCAAGTATCGTTTCAACTCTTGACAATTTGGCACGACAACCACAGTCATTATTGACAACACGACCCTCACCAGAATCAGACGGTAATCATATTTTGGATGGACAGCGTggtcaaaatattttcataagcACCGACCTTTGGTTAGAGCACATTAAAATGTCTAGATACTGTCAACATTTTAAAGAGGCTAATTTAATAAATGCTCAACAG ATATCTAGGTTAACAGCTCAACAACTGTCGGACATGGGAATTACTTTAGTTGGACACCAAAAAAAGATTTTACATCAAGCCCGGCAACTCGACACTATAAtataa